The sequence GATTGTGATGTTGATGCTCCGGATTTGCATTTACTTTTAAAGCCAGAAGTTTTGAATACAAAAGATTTTTATGGATCAAAACTTGCAAACATCGATAAAGAAAAATGCGTAAGGTGTGGTCTTTGCATTGAGAATTGCAGGTTTGATGCAATTGATGATGACTTTAACATAGATCAGTTTTTATGCGAAGGGTGTGGCGTTTGTGGTCTTGTGTGTCCGGTTTCTGCAATTTCTTACACAAAAAGGAAAGCAGGCGAAATCTATATATCGCAAACAAAATATGGACCGATGGTGCATGCACTTCTTTTTCCGGGAGAGGAAAATTCAGGGAAACTTGTTACTATGACGCGTCTTTTTGCAAGTATGGTCGCACAGGACTATAAAAAGCCTCTCATTCTTATCGATGGCTCTCCTGGAATTGGGTGCCCCGTTATTTCATCAGTTACAAATACCGACTATGCACTCGTTGTTACCGAGCCTACGGAATCGGGGATTCACGACCTTGAAAGGCTTCTTGAACTTATAAAGCATTTTTCCGTAAAGCCGTTTGTTGTAGTTAATAAGTATG is a genomic window of Caldisericum sp. containing:
- a CDS encoding P-loop NTPase, with translation MKQIVVLSGKGGTGKTTLTASLAVLSNNSVVVDCDVDAPDLHLLLKPEVLNTKDFYGSKLANIDKEKCVRCGLCIENCRFDAIDDDFNIDQFLCEGCGVCGLVCPVSAISYTKRKAGEIYISQTKYGPMVHALLFPGEENSGKLVTMTRLFASMVAQDYKKPLILIDGSPGIGCPVISSVTNTDYALVVTEPTESGIHDLERLLELIKHFSVKPFVVVNKYDINIENTERIEEYCKKNDIPVLGRISFDPVVTEAMVEGLPVVEYSPESSVSKEIKNIWESLTKLI